A stretch of the Polaribacter pacificus genome encodes the following:
- a CDS encoding nucleoside-diphosphate kinase, translating into MATNRTFTMIKPDGVENGHIGAILEKINAAGFRIVAMKLTQMTKRDAESFYGVHSERPFFGELVEFMTRGAIVAAVLEKDNAVEDFRALIGATNPAEAAEGTIRKLYATSIGENAVHGSDSDENAAIEAAFHFSGRELF; encoded by the coding sequence ATGGCAACAAACAGAACATTTACAATGATCAAGCCTGATGGCGTTGAAAACGGACACATCGGAGCTATCTTAGAAAAAATTAATGCTGCAGGATTTAGAATAGTAGCAATGAAATTAACCCAAATGACTAAAAGAGATGCAGAATCTTTTTACGGAGTTCACAGTGAGCGTCCATTCTTTGGTGAATTGGTAGAATTTATGACTCGTGGAGCAATTGTTGCTGCCGTTCTAGAAAAAGACAATGCTGTTGAAGACTTTAGAGCTTTGATTGGTGCAACCAATCCTGCTGAAGCTGCTGAAGGAACTATCAGAAAACTATATGCTACTTCTATTGGAGAAAATGCAGTACACGGTTCTGATTCTGATGAAAATGCTGCTATTGAAGCTGCTTTTCATTTTTCTGGAAGAGAATTGTTTTAA
- a CDS encoding alkaline phosphatase D family protein has protein sequence MSQKHSLFIVVFFVFQNFWGQQQQQEDFILSFGSCNKQTLENVLWKEIAKNKPAVWVWGGDVVYADTDDMAKLEKDYQQQWQQKDYKEFANSVTVLGTWDDHDYGLNDGGEEFSVKKESQQLFLDFIKVPKEDPRRKREGVYHSQVFTTPKGNVKVIVLDTRYFRTSLTKAVNSSKRYQPNSYGKGTVLGEKQWAWLQEELTNSKADFNLIISSVQLLSYHHGFESWGNFPHEVDKFKELIKNSNAKGIIVLSGDRHISEFSLTPIEGMSYPLVDFTSSGLTHVYSSYSGEYNPYRLGTVVSEISFGLLKFDFDQKKVRFQIRGKNNVLLQEYTQVYN, from the coding sequence ATGTCACAAAAACACTCTCTATTCATCGTTGTATTCTTTGTTTTTCAAAACTTTTGGGGACAACAACAGCAACAAGAAGACTTTATTCTATCCTTTGGATCTTGCAACAAACAAACCTTGGAAAATGTTCTATGGAAAGAAATCGCAAAAAATAAACCTGCGGTTTGGGTTTGGGGTGGTGATGTAGTGTATGCCGACACTGATGACATGGCTAAACTTGAGAAGGATTACCAACAACAATGGCAACAGAAAGACTACAAAGAGTTTGCAAACTCTGTAACCGTATTAGGAACCTGGGATGACCATGATTATGGATTAAATGATGGAGGTGAAGAATTTTCAGTAAAAAAAGAAAGTCAGCAGTTGTTTTTAGATTTTATAAAAGTCCCAAAAGAAGATCCTCGTAGAAAAAGAGAAGGTGTTTATCATTCACAAGTTTTTACTACTCCAAAAGGAAACGTAAAAGTAATTGTACTCGATACGCGTTATTTTAGAACATCATTAACAAAAGCAGTAAATTCAAGTAAAAGATACCAACCAAACAGCTATGGAAAGGGAACTGTTTTAGGAGAAAAACAATGGGCTTGGCTCCAAGAAGAATTAACAAATTCAAAAGCTGATTTTAACCTTATTATAAGCAGTGTACAATTACTTTCTTACCACCATGGATTTGAATCTTGGGGAAACTTCCCGCATGAGGTAGATAAATTTAAAGAGCTTATTAAAAATTCGAATGCAAAAGGAATAATCGTTCTCTCTGGCGATAGACATATTTCTGAGTTTTCACTCACTCCAATTGAAGGTATGAGCTACCCATTAGTTGATTTTACTTCAAGTGGACTAACCCACGTCTACAGTTCTTACAGTGGTGAATACAATCCATATCGTCTTGGAACTGTAGTTTCAGAAATAAGTTTTGGTTTGTTAAAATTTGATTTTGATCAAAAGAAAGTCCGTTTCCAAATTCGTGGAAAGAACAATGTTTTGCTCCAAGAATATACGCAAGTTTACAATTAA
- a CDS encoding FKBP-type peptidyl-prolyl cis-trans isomerase — protein sequence MKVLKNLVIVLAASSIVSCSNPVANKKSLETSIDSVSYALGLDMANKFRANLPEVNSAVFMQGYLNGMDSLNLLIKNDDVLPVIQNYLQKQQAKQMEEQQKTALEAAEKEFGHFKKAGEEFLAENKKKDGVITTESGLQYEILKAGKGEKPSATSMVKIHYHGTLIDGTVFESSVEKNAPIEMRVNQFIQGWIEGLQLMPVGAKYRFYIPQELAYGAFPRPGVIKPFMALVFEVELLDIK from the coding sequence ATGAAAGTATTAAAAAATTTAGTGATAGTTCTTGCAGCTTCGAGCATTGTGTCTTGTAGCAATCCAGTTGCCAATAAAAAATCTTTAGAAACAAGTATTGATTCTGTTAGTTATGCTTTAGGATTAGATATGGCTAATAAGTTTAGAGCAAATTTACCTGAAGTTAATAGTGCAGTTTTTATGCAAGGGTATTTAAATGGAATGGATTCTCTTAATTTATTGATTAAAAATGATGATGTATTGCCAGTGATTCAAAACTATTTGCAAAAACAACAAGCTAAGCAAATGGAAGAGCAGCAAAAAACAGCTCTTGAGGCAGCAGAAAAAGAATTTGGACATTTTAAGAAAGCTGGAGAAGAGTTCTTAGCTGAAAATAAAAAGAAAGATGGAGTAATCACTACAGAAAGTGGTTTGCAATACGAAATACTAAAGGCAGGTAAAGGAGAGAAGCCTTCTGCAACATCTATGGTTAAAATTCACTATCATGGAACTCTAATTGACGGTACTGTTTTTGAAAGTTCTGTAGAGAAGAATGCTCCAATAGAAATGAGAGTAAATCAATTTATTCAAGGATGGATTGAAGGTTTGCAACTAATGCCAGTTGGGGCTAAATATAGATTCTATATTCCTCAAGAGTTGGCATATGGAGCATTCCCAAGACCTGGAGTAATTAAGCCTTTTATGGCTTTGGTTTTTGAAGTAGAATTATTAGATATCAAATAA
- a CDS encoding DHH family phosphoesterase, which yields MKKVELQKLKLFLSTARNIVIVPHRNPDGDAMGSTLGLCKYLQKKGHTATVVSPNEYPDFLKWLPNSKDVLLFDKQNKQAKRAINSSDIIFLLDFNALHRVGNDMEQALEEYPNDFVMIDHHQQPDSIARYLYSDTSICSTAQMVYHFLELLDDVPMIDADIATCLYTGIMTDTGSFRFRSTTSTTHRIIADLIEKGAENDKIHSQVYDANSYNRLLLLGQALTNLKALPEYKTAYITLSEDEKNAYGYQKGDTEGVVNYALSLKGINFAAIFIEDKEQQIIKISFRSKGSFSVNQFARNYFEGGGHDNAAGGKSDKNLEETVAYFVSLLPEYKEQLETSYTE from the coding sequence ATGAAAAAAGTAGAATTACAGAAATTAAAACTGTTTTTATCAACTGCCCGAAACATCGTGATAGTACCACATAGGAACCCAGATGGGGATGCTATGGGGTCTACTTTGGGACTTTGTAAGTACCTTCAGAAAAAAGGTCATACAGCCACAGTGGTTTCGCCAAATGAATATCCAGATTTTTTAAAATGGTTACCCAATTCTAAAGATGTGTTGTTGTTTGATAAACAAAACAAACAAGCTAAAAGAGCAATCAATTCTTCTGATATTATCTTTTTGTTAGATTTTAATGCTTTACATAGAGTGGGTAATGATATGGAGCAGGCTCTAGAGGAGTATCCAAATGATTTTGTAATGATTGATCATCATCAACAGCCAGATAGCATTGCTCGTTATCTGTATTCAGATACCTCAATTTGTTCTACAGCTCAAATGGTCTATCACTTTTTAGAGTTGCTTGATGATGTACCTATGATAGATGCAGATATTGCTACCTGTCTATATACAGGAATCATGACGGATACAGGGTCTTTTAGATTTCGATCAACAACCAGTACCACGCATAGAATCATTGCTGATTTAATAGAAAAAGGTGCTGAAAATGATAAAATTCACAGCCAAGTATACGATGCAAATTCATACAATAGGTTATTATTACTAGGACAAGCTTTAACCAATTTAAAAGCGTTGCCAGAATATAAAACTGCATATATCACGCTCTCTGAAGATGAAAAAAATGCCTATGGCTACCAAAAAGGTGATACAGAAGGTGTTGTTAATTATGCGCTTTCTTTAAAAGGTATTAATTTTGCTGCAATTTTTATTGAAGATAAAGAGCAGCAAATTATTAAAATATCTTTTCGATCAAAAGGTAGTTTTTCTGTAAATCAATTTGCGAGAAATTATTTTGAAGGTGGTGGTCATGACAATGCTGCTGGAGGAAAATCAGATAAAAACTTAGAAGAGACTGTTGCTTATTTTGTTTCATTATTACCAGAATACAAAGAGCAGCTAGAAACTTCATACACAGAGTAA
- a CDS encoding peptidylprolyl isomerase, which yields MKRITFFLCFALVVLAACKPSKYPDLEDGLYADIETDKGFILVQLHEEKTPLTVANFVTLAEGTNAYVSDSLKGKKFFEGIKFHRVINDFMIQGGDPSASGTGGPGYRFEDEFPKDSLGELIYKHDTAGVLSMANSGPRTGSNGSQFFITHKPTPWLDGKHTVFGLVKEGQGVVDSIAKDDLIKEVTIIRVGSKAKKFDAEKVFEIEIQKSEKIKKERLKNKAAEEKKRYETYLKDRAAFYEEKGYAKAKIYPSGLRVLTLDKGEKGAKIVSDKAATLHYTLYFADGKLFQSTRETNTPFVCTIDQQPMIDGFVEGVLGLGEGAKVRLFIPYNLAWGEKGNPSFPPKTDVVFDIEILKIDK from the coding sequence ATGAAGAGAATAACATTTTTTTTATGTTTTGCATTGGTTGTACTTGCAGCCTGTAAGCCTTCAAAATATCCAGACCTAGAGGATGGACTCTATGCAGATATTGAGACAGATAAGGGTTTTATCTTGGTTCAATTACATGAAGAGAAAACTCCTTTGACTGTCGCTAATTTTGTAACCTTAGCAGAAGGGACTAATGCTTATGTTAGCGATTCTTTAAAAGGGAAAAAGTTTTTTGAAGGGATTAAGTTTCATCGAGTTATTAATGATTTTATGATACAAGGAGGAGATCCTTCTGCTTCTGGTACAGGTGGTCCTGGTTATCGATTTGAGGATGAGTTTCCTAAAGATTCTTTGGGTGAACTAATATACAAGCACGATACTGCAGGGGTTCTATCTATGGCCAATTCTGGTCCTCGAACTGGATCTAATGGAAGTCAGTTTTTTATCACACACAAACCAACACCTTGGTTAGATGGAAAACATACTGTTTTTGGCTTGGTTAAAGAAGGTCAAGGGGTCGTTGATTCGATCGCTAAAGATGATTTAATTAAAGAGGTTACTATTATAAGAGTTGGGTCTAAAGCAAAAAAGTTTGATGCAGAAAAGGTCTTTGAAATAGAAATACAAAAATCAGAAAAAATAAAGAAAGAAAGACTTAAGAATAAAGCTGCCGAAGAGAAAAAAAGATATGAAACCTATCTAAAAGATAGGGCTGCTTTTTATGAAGAGAAAGGCTATGCAAAAGCTAAAATATATCCTTCTGGCTTGCGTGTTTTAACTTTAGATAAAGGTGAAAAAGGAGCAAAAATAGTTTCTGATAAGGCTGCAACCTTGCATTATACCTTGTATTTTGCTGACGGAAAATTATTTCAATCAACCAGAGAGACCAATACTCCATTTGTATGTACTATTGATCAACAGCCGATGATTGACGGATTTGTAGAAGGAGTACTCGGTTTGGGAGAAGGAGCTAAGGTGCGTTTATTTATTCCGTATAATTTAGCTTGGGGAGAAAAAGGAAATCCAAGTTTTCCTCCAAAAACAGATGTAGTTTTTGATATAGAAATATTAAAAATAGACAAGTAA
- a CDS encoding LTA synthase family protein, producing the protein MKQKIPNYIQYLFVNVFFVFLYALLFRGIFYGFFAQLDSVSKREIGQAFSLGIRFDLKLAVLAVFPIAILLFIVNQRFFKAKIYKKISSIYLTLIYLVLTIFYLVDFGYYEYLGIRLDAASLRFLSNLKISTQVLIESYPVYKGLFGLLILVFLIYRFNSYIYTKLDKNTRQISKKKKAFYIVIPFLILAFGIYNSFTHYPLRWSQSFFSKNQAVNQFALNPVLYFYDSFAFRNSGFNLEETKKYYPTIANYLGLSKDVFSFEKPHTANDSIKNKPNVVIVMLESVGVAPMSYFGNPISTTPKMDSIAKQSALFTNFYVHKAGTAGSVFASITGLPDIDNISTASRNPMVIDQRIVFDQFKGYEKLYFLGGSANWANIRGVFQSNVNDLQIFEEGSYADENRADVWGIDDYELFKQSDKKLAELNRQNKPFIAYIQTATNHMPFTVPEQKESYKPLAESDVSLELLEKSGFKSVAQLNAIRYLDFNVDEFLKRAKKSGYYDNTIFLFFGDHNTAMNPVDFLEKKEFDLETQVHHVPFFINAPKFISPKTHNHYAKLVDLMPTAASLANINYTNYTLGNDALNTDADKSFAFLYKTINGEPAVAVLKDDFYYTYATNSKNTNLYSINSGELVDIKNQFPVISKQLDSLVKGYYNATKYLYYNNKKLSE; encoded by the coding sequence ATGAAGCAAAAAATTCCAAATTATATACAATACCTATTTGTAAATGTCTTTTTTGTATTTCTATACGCCCTTCTTTTTAGAGGAATTTTCTATGGTTTTTTTGCGCAATTAGACAGCGTTTCTAAGCGTGAAATTGGTCAAGCTTTTTCTTTGGGAATTCGTTTTGATTTAAAGCTTGCCGTATTAGCTGTTTTTCCAATTGCCATCCTCCTTTTCATTGTTAATCAACGCTTTTTTAAAGCCAAGATTTACAAAAAAATTAGCAGTATCTATCTTACTCTAATCTACCTTGTATTAACTATTTTTTACTTAGTTGATTTTGGTTATTATGAGTATTTAGGGATCCGCCTTGATGCAGCTTCACTTCGTTTTTTAAGCAATTTAAAGATCTCTACGCAAGTATTGATTGAGAGTTACCCAGTGTATAAAGGATTATTTGGACTTCTAATCTTAGTGTTTTTAATTTATCGCTTCAATAGCTATATCTATACCAAACTAGACAAAAACACCAGACAAATTTCTAAAAAAAAGAAGGCTTTTTATATAGTTATTCCTTTTCTAATTTTAGCCTTTGGTATCTATAATAGCTTTACACACTATCCTTTGCGATGGAGTCAATCATTCTTTTCAAAAAATCAAGCTGTAAACCAATTTGCTTTAAATCCTGTACTGTATTTTTACGATAGTTTTGCCTTTAGAAACTCTGGTTTTAACCTAGAAGAAACAAAGAAGTACTACCCAACAATTGCTAATTATCTAGGGCTTTCTAAAGATGTCTTTTCTTTTGAAAAACCACACACAGCAAACGACTCTATAAAAAACAAACCCAATGTTGTAATCGTTATGCTAGAGTCTGTTGGCGTAGCACCCATGAGTTATTTTGGAAATCCAATAAGTACGACTCCAAAAATGGATAGTATTGCCAAACAAAGTGCTCTTTTTACCAATTTTTACGTACATAAGGCCGGTACAGCAGGAAGCGTTTTTGCAAGTATTACAGGGCTTCCAGATATAGACAATATTAGCACTGCTTCTCGAAACCCAATGGTTATTGATCAACGGATTGTCTTTGATCAATTTAAAGGCTATGAAAAGCTTTACTTTCTAGGTGGATCAGCAAATTGGGCTAATATTAGAGGGGTCTTCCAATCAAATGTAAATGATTTACAAATTTTTGAAGAAGGAAGTTATGCTGATGAAAACAGAGCAGATGTCTGGGGAATAGATGATTATGAACTGTTTAAACAATCTGACAAGAAATTAGCTGAACTCAACAGACAAAACAAACCATTTATCGCTTATATACAAACAGCCACCAACCACATGCCTTTTACGGTCCCAGAACAAAAAGAGAGTTATAAACCTTTAGCTGAGTCTGATGTTAGCTTAGAACTACTTGAAAAGTCTGGATTTAAATCTGTAGCACAATTAAACGCCATAAGATACCTTGATTTTAATGTGGATGAATTTTTAAAAAGAGCTAAAAAATCTGGCTATTACGACAACACAATTTTCTTGTTTTTTGGCGATCATAATACTGCAATGAACCCTGTAGATTTTTTAGAAAAAAAAGAATTTGATCTAGAGACTCAAGTACACCATGTGCCCTTTTTTATCAATGCACCAAAATTTATTAGCCCTAAAACCCATAATCATTACGCAAAATTGGTTGATTTAATGCCTACAGCAGCAAGTCTAGCAAATATTAATTACACCAATTACACTTTAGGTAATGATGCGTTAAACACAGACGCAGATAAAAGTTTTGCTTTTTTATATAAGACTATAAATGGTGAACCAGCTGTAGCAGTTTTAAAAGATGATTTCTACTACACCTACGCCACAAATTCCAAAAACACAAATTTGTACAGCATCAATTCTGGAGAATTGGTTGATATTAAAAATCAATTCCCTGTAATTAGCAAACAGCTAGACAGCTTGGTAAAAGGCTATTACAATGCTACAAAATACTTGTATTACAACAATAAAAAATTAAGCGAATAA
- a CDS encoding phosphatase PAP2 family protein, whose product MFEKLIQLDKELLIYLNNLGSERWDSFWLVITNQFYWIPLFAFVIFLLFREFAWKKGLFLVLFIFAMAAFSDQFTNFIRGVFERLRPNNDPAINEMLRTLITPQSFSFTSGHATTSTAFAVFVFLLLKKRIPLIKWVFVFPVFFAYSRLYLGVHFPIDIFTGACVGTCIGFAFYKLQAFLVSKLFA is encoded by the coding sequence ATGTTTGAAAAATTAATACAGCTTGATAAAGAGCTTTTAATTTATTTAAATAATTTAGGAAGCGAGCGATGGGATTCATTCTGGTTGGTGATCACCAATCAGTTCTACTGGATCCCATTATTTGCTTTTGTTATCTTTTTACTTTTTAGAGAGTTTGCTTGGAAAAAAGGACTGTTCTTAGTCCTATTTATCTTTGCAATGGCCGCTTTTTCTGATCAGTTTACTAATTTCATTCGAGGAGTGTTTGAGCGCTTGAGACCCAATAATGATCCTGCAATAAACGAGATGCTAAGAACTTTAATTACACCACAAAGTTTTAGTTTTACTTCTGGTCACGCAACCACTTCTACAGCATTTGCAGTTTTTGTTTTTTTACTTTTAAAGAAACGTATTCCTCTTATCAAATGGGTTTTTGTTTTCCCAGTTTTCTTTGCATATAGTCGCTTGTATTTAGGCGTGCATTTTCCTATAGACATTTTTACGGGCGCTTGTGTAGGAACCTGTATAGGCTTTGCTTTTTACAAGCTTCAAGCATTTCTTGTTTCTAAGTTATTCGCTTAA